The following are from one region of the Magallana gigas chromosome 4, xbMagGiga1.1, whole genome shotgun sequence genome:
- the LOC136274372 gene encoding tripartite motif-containing protein 2-like, translated as MDPEYSLQDVLRCHLCETPGPPMYCVICNKYLCKACEGEHISDLSKDHKVVTFEKRGYTPKCQQHSSEICELYCEQCGVPICATCASSEEHNDHKFIEITKTMDNKKEIIQTNLRELEKSIYLKYQEIASIITDQKSALNENSQKLTTEIDKHGEDLHREINIIIRNMKSNMEEIDTKHLAVLDKQEDEIKHTISEITRTITELKTLLDSNDVSRVSAYKSRNDEFRRLPPKLTVSLPSFTPQKINKEQLYQQFGSLSASSIKTEEHGYTMESPGAESSPPDRSLIDVPRIITQIDTEYGGLFNSLCSVSCLSDEEVWTCGDNDNIMRLYNLSGKLVKSVKTKSGNKAPDIAVTRRGDLVYTDGGDRTVKIVKNKKIKTVIRLRGWRPLNVCSTSSGDLLVVMNSDDGKQAKVVRNAGSTEKQSIQYDDKGQPLYSSGGIRYISENRNLDICVSDSGAHAVVVVNQAGKLRCTYTGPPSSTKGSFFPLGITTDSQGRIMTADYNNHRIHILDQDGQFLRYIDNCHLQYPCGLCVDTRDNLFVTDRDKVKKIQYNIHV; from the coding sequence ATGGACCCTGAGTACAGCcttcaggatgtgttacggtgtcatctctgtgagaccccgggcccccctatgtactgtgtcatttgtaacaaatatctgtgtaaagcctgtgaGGGGGAACATATCTCTGATCTATCCAAAGATCACAAAGTGGTGACATTTGAAAAGAGGGGATATACTCCAAAGTGTCAACAACATTCCTCAGAAATATGTGAACtttactgtgaacaatgtgGTGTTCCTATTTGTGCAACATGTGCTTCTTCTGAAGAACACAATGaccataaatttattgaaataactaAAACCATGGACAACAAGAAAGAAATCATTCAAACAAATTTACGTGAACTagagaaatccatttatcttaAATACCAAGAGATTGCATCCATTATCACAGATCAGAAATCTGCTCTGAATGAAAACTCCCAGAAATTGACAACAGAAAttgacaaacatggagaagacttgcacagagaaataaacatcattatcagaaacatgaaatcTAACATGGAGGAAATTGACACCAAACACCTGGCTGTCTTAgacaaacaggaagatgaaattaaacacaccatttctgaaatcacgcGGACCATTACTGAACTGAAGACgttactggactccaatgatgtcagccgtgtctctgcctacaaatccaggaatgatgaattcagaagattgcctcctaaactcacagtgtccttaccaagttttacccctcagaagatcaacaaagaacagctttatcaacagttcggttctctgtcagcgtcatctatcaaaacagaagaacatggctacaccatggaatctcccggtgctgagtcctctcccccggacagatcgctcattgatgtaccacggatcatcacacAGATAGACACCGAGTATGGAGGATTATTTAATTCATTATgcagtgtgtcctgtctgagtgatgaggaGGTGTGGACGTGTGGTGATAATGACAACATCATGAGACTATACAACCTCAGTGGgaaactagtgaagtcagtcaaaaccaagtcagggaacaaAGCAccggacatagcagtgacaaggagaggggatctagtttatactgatggaggtgatagaactgtgaaaatagtgaagaataaaaagataaagacagtgatcagactacggggGTGGAGACCTCTcaatgtctgtagtacctcctctggtgacctcctggttgtcatgaaCAGTGATGATGGTAAACAAGCAAAAGTTGTGCGTAAcgctggctccacagagaaacaaagtattcagtacgacgacaaaggacaacctctctattcatctggtggcATTagatacatcagtgagaacaggaacctagatatctgtgtgtcagacagTGGAGCccatgcagtagtggtggtcaatcaggccgggaaactccggtgtacctacactggtcctccctcttcTACCAAGGGATCATTCTTTCCActcggcatcacaacagacagccagggtcgcaTCATGACAGCAGACTATAACaaccaccgtatccacatcctggatcaggacggacagttcctccgctacattgacaactgtcatttacagtaTCCAtgtggtttatgtgtggacaccagagacaacctctttgtgacTGACAGAgataaagtgaagaaaatacaatataacatacatgtataa